The Euphorbia lathyris chromosome 8, ddEupLath1.1, whole genome shotgun sequence genome has a window encoding:
- the LOC136202929 gene encoding EG45-like domain containing protein yields MASEMRVFIVIWMILCLTSISYAAQGIAVWYPNRASPGRPPYTPSKCYGNNNNGVLVAGVSDALWNNGAACGQRYRVTCVRGANKAPRPCRPGTSVEVRIVDYCSRGCQGVINLSRDAFSRIGDPDAGLVVVNYDQI; encoded by the exons ATGGCAAGTGAGATGAGAGTTTTTATAGTCATATGGATGATACTATGCCTTACCTCCATTTCATATGCTGCTCAAGGGATTGCCGTTTGGTATCCAAATAGGGCTTCCCCAGGCAGGCCTCCTTATACTC CTTCAAAATGCTatggaaataataataatggggTATTGGTTGCTGGAGTAAGTGATGCTCTGTGGAATAATGGAGCAGCATGTGGACAAAGGTATAGAGTGACATGCGTAAGAGGTGCAAACAAAGCTCCACGCCCATGTAGGCCAGGCACCAGTGTTGAAGTCAGGATTGTAGATTATTGTAGCCGGGGCTGCCAAGGGGTCATTAATCTCTCTCGTGACGCTTTCTCTCGAATAGGCGATCCTGATGCCGGCTTGGTTGTAGTTAATTATGACCA GATTTGA